The following proteins are co-located in the Streptomyces sp. NBC_00435 genome:
- a CDS encoding glycosyltransferase family 87 protein, with protein sequence MTSTSSSPARSVDEALRGRAGHLAMAAFWLVTRALMVFLLVVNLRGTSSVRVEITETYNNWYDVLITGTMPHNDVMWQYPPAAAAIFLSPDLLPFFSYFQAFVALTVVCDALIAVGLVRAARRPDGSKAGAVLWLTTLPLLLSLPFGRYDLQVTLLAVGSLLCLRFRRKLGGVLAGVGALVKVWPLLTLIGTPRGRTTRDAVVAALAASAALLAVLALFFRDTLGFLGNQGNRGIQVESLGGSALMLGKLVGAWSGKIEVRYGAYEYLGPYVSSVALLSVLLTLVGFAWLLLWRVKARRWSTATPLDAALCAILVFTITSRVLSPQYLIWLVGLAAVCLTCRHTTQRPVAWLIVAATALSTIIYPLTYSSQILPGTLFGTLLLCVRNGLLAWAAVLSCVRLWRASVTAPPRPGPTAAPAPPTGTGVPAGVQAVGGRAG encoded by the coding sequence ATGACCAGTACGAGCAGTTCTCCTGCCCGATCCGTCGACGAGGCCCTGCGAGGGCGCGCCGGTCACCTGGCCATGGCGGCGTTCTGGCTGGTCACCCGGGCGCTGATGGTCTTCCTCCTCGTGGTGAACCTCCGCGGTACCTCTTCGGTCCGGGTGGAGATCACCGAGACCTACAACAACTGGTACGACGTCCTCATCACCGGGACGATGCCGCACAACGACGTCATGTGGCAGTACCCGCCGGCCGCGGCGGCCATCTTCCTCTCTCCCGACCTGCTGCCCTTCTTCAGCTACTTCCAGGCCTTCGTCGCACTGACCGTGGTCTGCGACGCCCTCATCGCCGTCGGCCTGGTCCGCGCCGCCCGCCGCCCCGACGGCAGCAAGGCCGGCGCCGTGCTGTGGCTGACCACCCTGCCGCTGCTGCTGTCGCTGCCCTTCGGCCGCTACGACCTCCAGGTCACCCTGCTCGCCGTCGGCTCGCTGCTGTGCCTGCGCTTCCGCCGCAAGCTCGGCGGCGTCCTCGCCGGCGTCGGCGCCCTGGTCAAGGTGTGGCCGCTGCTCACCCTGATCGGCACCCCGCGCGGCCGGACCACCCGCGACGCGGTCGTCGCGGCCCTGGCGGCCTCGGCCGCGCTGCTCGCCGTGCTCGCGCTGTTCTTCCGCGACACCCTCGGCTTCCTCGGCAACCAGGGCAATCGCGGCATCCAGGTCGAGTCCCTCGGCGGCTCCGCCCTGATGCTCGGCAAGCTCGTCGGCGCCTGGTCGGGGAAGATCGAGGTCCGCTACGGCGCCTACGAGTACCTGGGCCCGTACGTCTCCAGCGTCGCCCTGCTCTCCGTCCTGCTCACGCTGGTGGGGTTCGCGTGGCTGCTGCTGTGGCGCGTGAAGGCCCGGCGCTGGTCGACCGCGACCCCGCTGGACGCGGCGCTGTGCGCGATCCTGGTGTTCACCATCACCAGCCGCGTCCTCAGCCCGCAGTACCTGATCTGGCTGGTCGGCCTCGCGGCCGTCTGCCTGACCTGCCGGCACACCACCCAGCGCCCGGTCGCCTGGCTGATCGTCGCCGCCACCGCGCTCAGCACGATCATCTACCCGCTGACCTACAGTTCGCAGATCCTCCCGGGCACGCTCTTCGGCACGCTCCTGCTCTGCGTCCGCAACGGCCTGCTGGCCTGGGCCGCCGTCCTGTCGTGCGTACGCCTGTGGCGGGCCAGCGTGACCGCACCGCCGCGGCCCGGCCCCACCGCCGCCCCGGCGCCCCCGACCGGGACCGGGGTCCCGGCGGGCGTCCAGGCCGTGGGCGGCCGGGCCGG